Proteins from a genomic interval of Betta splendens chromosome 10, fBetSpl5.4, whole genome shotgun sequence:
- the nexmifb gene encoding neurite extension and migration factor: protein MDVLTDSSLTLIVKTSDPENANAVENTGVCEQSGDLSLCGLIDAALPPSSSPPTAETSQRASTTHQRAVLPLPLTADPSLGLTAAPCPPCDDTPPVVPHLHPALTSTSLPAPAVSSWGPTEDAQKGSLPLPVALPLPAAMMEPGTVSALTEECLLQPTRTCLGCFIETRDAADPSSIQNPPHDPNANPDAVTGLSVRIGDVSREDFSDISNISIQCLSHAGEAVSHYGEQLLSDQLLSFPLPKAPGEGKRVDVNKSTEDCDDPEDDATAKNLYEGLLLDKVSGEEVLLANAGQDWGYFESFISESKMELLDLCSKNELSVNLFSEEDVDNLFDDEDDDSTLSSDVCSLKIRYESFQDNMREKTNVLQEETQFNFFPSVLANCAKKEEGAAGLRRSSEELQSKTDALALETGQEGKAGDCSSGSPLHGSQGSPMSTSKVNYLMDFNSTEESGEFSDDSSCTGSSSDTLQEGRFKKSHSKRFLSPSNPLNYGLRSKRKVRYSDDYLYDVDSLESEKNAEKKEKAPTGQKEEEDVDWCPKKRRKSYRKEPPVVIKYIIINRFKGERLMSVKLGKLDPMGVTVSLNADTVSKYETLAPLKHFWQEKQRERQEQLKLAARDKQQCGFHLNGRHHRPFNSSHPKRKYKIANRLKVQRIHAVEQSATAQGSPHSDQGQGGVAKEEATPMAGGIIAAPGLPVTLDTNSITHIVTAKSRSQEREEREGRRLGGNKTVRIRKFKSEARLRSKKMKGAEGEEGRSVTNETDACVAAAQIEDPTAGLVEAGISSNAVKTHFSDNTTIAHTSEEKFPFVSSTCSPDKTPASEEVETGVPVIPGGYLQTLLDATDSSTGAAISYFPQQPSRQQYPLGLSLEEKQFSSLQLAQSCVLSPPSESELQQSPQNCPNFPQMWHPQLCASHNQSFGPETPETPILPSNFPAAVPLNDSLPVSNYSQLSPEADRLLYEKSYLTEAGLQPGADLQVCQSACVEGQVQYQRGSLCTDNGRLISYDSVGSLSASSSNYSSLSLKSCEREGEEEGRDSFLAHCSPKVVIQQSVDALTPLRESSDLLDISNFTPDKFRHSSLSELSPPETPNLSPQVVGRDIKIAGNVGEYQDVNDMNMDCNREVKWNCDVMQQQEHTSNAYTPVEDSQFPLHNFNNQDVLCLDKKELAGSEFDEQTGEMLTGAKSIKSKRKGNCKQAAAGQSPKKVRAPRVPKSEKAKTPKQNSRSTKKIKAMLEGKAAKNQAGACGTGLTDSSSAGDWTGTGWSESNSLVGDDQREFEEPSNILSNIVSGMAEVQRFMMASIEPLWNPMSDACMPSEANSLNLKTLKILAGTEADLKKKGAALTGAGRGRKAGGKGGKNQAKFNPSHPLFPQLALGCNMFDKPSFINPGPAHKKLYRHKTSAKFPRIETLKGKRAERDPNKDIALMSSFEKLR from the exons ATGGATGTGTTAACAGACAGCAGTCTCACACTGATCGTGAAGACGTCAGACCCGGAGAATGCGAATGCAGTGGAGAACACAG GGGTATGTGAGCAGAGTGGTGATCTGAGTCTGTGCGGGCTCATTGATGCTGCTCTCCCGCCATCCTCATCTCCTCCCACTGCAGAGACTTCACAACGGGCCAGCACAACACACCAGAGGGCCGTCCTCCCCCTGCCCCTAACCGCTGACCCCTCATTGGGCCTCACAGCAGCCCCCTGCCCTCCCTGTGATGACACTCCACCTGTAGTCCCCCACCTTCACCCGGCACTCACGTCTACGTCACTTCCTGCCCCAGCTGTGAGCTCCTGGGGCCCAACAGAGGACGCTCAGAAAGGTTCCCTCCCGCTACCTGTTGCCCTTCCTCTGCCTGCCGCAATGATGGAGCCCGGGACTGTGTCTGCACTGACAGAGGAGTGTCTTCTGCAGCCCACGCGCACCTGCCTGGGCTGCTTCATCGAGACCCGCGACGCTGCTGACCCCAGTTCCATCCAGAACCCGCCACATGACCCTAACGCCAACCCTGACGCAGTGACTGGACTAAGCGTAAGAATAGGGGACGTGAGCCGAGAGGACTTCTCTGACATCAGTAACATCAGCATCCAGTGCCTGAGCCATGCGGGGGAGGCAGTGAGTCATTATGGAGAACAGCTACTCTCTGACCAGCTACTTAGCTTCCCTCTGCCGAAAGCTCCAGGTGAGGGCAAGAGAGTGGATGTAAACAAATCAACAGAAGACTGTGATGACCCAGAGGATGATGCGACAGCTAAGAACTTATATGAAGGACTGTTACTGGACAAAGTGAGCGGGGAAGAGGTCCTGCTAGCTAACGCTGGCCAGGACTGGGGCTACTTTGAGTCATTCATCAGTGAGAGCAAAATGGAGCTGCTGGACCTTTGTTCTAAAAATGAACTGTCAGTCAACCTCTTCTCTGAGGAAGACGTGGACAATCTATTcgacgacgaggacgacgaTTCGACCCTGAGCAGTGACGTGTGTTCGCTGAAGATCCGCTACGAGTCTTTCCAGGACAACATGAGGGAAAAGACGAACGTGCTCCAGGAGGAGACACAGTTCAACTTCTTCCCCAGCGTGCTGGCCAACTGTGccaagaaggaggagggggcagcggGTCTACGGAGGAGTTCTGAGGAGCTACAGTCCAAGACAGATGCGCTCGCTCTGGAAACGGGACAGGAAGGGAAGGCCGGGGACTGCAGCAGCGGGAGCCCCCTTCACGGCTCCCAAGGCTCGCCCATGTCCACGTCCAAAGTCAACTACCTGATGGACTTCAACTCCACCGAGGAGTCGGGCGAGTTCAGCGACGACAGCTCCTGCACTGGCTCGTCCTCGGACACGCTGCAGGAGGGCAGATTTAAAAAGAGCCACTCAAAGAGATTCCTCAGCCCCTCCAACCCCCTCAACTATGGCCTGCGATCCAAGAGAAAGGTCAGATACAGCGACGATTACCTATATGATGTTGACTCGCTTGAGAGTGAGAAGAATGcggagaaaaaagagaaagctCCCACTGgtcagaaagaggaggaggatgtagaCTGGTGTCCCAAAAAGCGCCGGAAATCCTACCGAAAAGAGCCACCTGTGGTCATCAAgtacatcatcatcaacagATTCAAAGGCGAGAGACTCATGTCAGTTAAACTGGGCAAGTTGGACCCTATGGGTGTTACTGTGAGTTTGAACGCAGACACAGTAAGCAAATATGAGACACTGGCTCCTCTGAAGCATTTCTGGCAGgagaagcaaagagagagacaggaacagCTTAAGCTGGCTGCCAGAGATAAACAACAATGCGGTTTTCATCTAAACGGACGCCATCATCGCCCTTTTAATTCCAGTCATCCCAAAAGGAAATACAAGATTGCAAACAGGCTTAAGGTTCAGAGGATTCATGCTGTGGAGCAATCAGCAACAGCACAGGGCTCCCCTCACTCTGATCAAGGCCAGGGAGGTGTCGCTAAAGAGGAGGCCACCCCTATGGCAGGGGGAATAATAGCAGCCCCAGGCCTCCCAGTCACATTAGACACAAACTCCATCACGCACATAGTCACAGCCAAGAGCCGCTcccaggagagggaggagagggaggggaggagactgggaggaaataaaacagtaagGATAAGGAAATTCAAAAGCGAAGCCAGGCTGAGGAGCAAGAAAATGAAAGgggcagaaggagaggaggggaggagcgtGACAAATGAAACGGATGCCTGTGTCGCTGCGGCACAGATTGAGGACCCTACTGCTGGGTTAGTAGAGGCAGGCATTAGCTCAAATGCAGTCAAGACCCATTTCTCTGACAATACTACAATTGCTCACACATCTGAGGAGAAATTCCCCTTTGTTTCGTCCACCTGCTCACCTGACAAGACTCCTGCTTCAGAGGAGGTGGAAACGGGCGTCCCTGTCATCCCGGGGGGCTACCTGCAGACCCTATTAGATGCTACAGACTCCTCCACTGGAGCAGCTATCTCCTATTTCCCCCAGCAGCCCTCCAGGCAGCAGTATCCTCTGGGGCTGTCCCTAGAGGAGAAACAGTTTTCCTCTCTGCAACTGGCTCAGAGCTGCGTCCTCTCGCCCCCCTCGGAGTCGGAGCTCCAGCAGTCTCCCCAGAACTGCCCGAACTTTCCCCAGATGTGGCACCCACAGCTCTGTGCGAGTCACAACCAGAGCTTTGGGCCCGAGACCCCCGAGACTCCCATCCTACCCAGCAACTTCCCGGCCGCTGTGCCCCTGAATGACAGCCTGCCTGTGTCTAACTACAGCCAGCTGAGCCCCGAGGCTGACAGGCTGCTTTATGAGAAGAGCTACCTGACTGAGGCTGGGCTGCAGCCCGGGGCAGATCTGCAAGTGTGTCAGTCTGCATGTGTGGAAGGCCAGGTGCAATACCAGAGAGGGTCCCTGTGCACAGACAATGGCAGGCTCATCAGCTATGACTCAGTGGGCTCTCTGTCAGCCTCCTCCAGCAATTACAGCTCCCTCAGCCTCAAGTCTTGTGagagggagggtgaggaggagggccgAGACAGTTTCTTAGCTCATTGCAGTCCTAAAGTGGTGATTCAGCAGAGTGTGGACGCCCTTACTCCACTCAGGGAGTCCTCAGACCTGCTGGATATCTCCAACTTCACCCCTGACAAATTTAGACACTCATCACTGTCAGAGCTCTCCCCCCCTGAGACCCCCAACCTGTCCCCCCAGGTGGTGGGGCGGGACATAAAGATCGCCGGTAACGTCGGAGAATACCAGGACGTGAACGATATGAATATGGACTGCAATAGGGAGGTGAAGTGGAACTGTGATGTTATGCAACAACAAGAGCACACGTCAAATGCATACACCCCAGTGGAGGACAGCCAGTTTCCACTGCACAACTTCAACAATCAGGACGTGTTGTGTTTAGATAAAAAGGAGCTGGCAGGAAGTGAATTCGATGAACAGACTGGTGAAATGTTGACTGGTGCAAAAAGCATTAAGTCAAAGAGGAAAGGAAATTGTAAAcaggcagctgcaggacagagccCAAAGAAGGTGAGGGCCCCCAGAGTTCCCAAGTCCGAAAAAGCCAAGACACCCAAACAGAACTCACGCTCCACCAAAAAGATAAAGGCCATGTTAGAGGGGAAGGCCGCGAAGAACCAGGCAGGTGCTTGTGGCACCggtctgactgacagcagcagcgctggggaCTGGACCGGCACCGGCTGGTCAGAGAGCAACAGTCTGGTCGGAGACGACCAGAGAGAGTTCGAGGAGCCCTCAAACATTCTGTCCAACATTGTCTCCGGCATGGCTGAGGTCCAACGGTTCATGATGGCCTCCATTGAGCCGCTGTGGAATCCCATGTCGGACGCCTGCATGCCCTCGGAGGCCAACAGCCTCAACCTAAAGACCCTCAAAATCCTGGCAGGCACGGAGGCCGACCTGAAGAAGAAGGGCGCGGCGCTAACGGGGGCTGGGCGGGGCAGGAAGGCGGGGGGCAAGGGGGGCAAGAACCAGGCCAAATTCAACCCATCGCACCCCCTGTTCCCTCAACTGGCCCTGGGCTGTAACATGTTCGATAAACCCAGCTTTATTAACCCCGGGCCTGCGCACAAAAAGCTGTACCGCCACAAGACCAGTGCAAAGTTCCCTCGGATTGAGACACTGAAGGGGAAGCGAGCGGAGAGAGACCCAAATAAGGACATAGCACTGATGAGCTCTTTTGAGAAACTGAGGTAA